The following proteins come from a genomic window of Triticum aestivum cultivar Chinese Spring chromosome 6A, IWGSC CS RefSeq v2.1, whole genome shotgun sequence:
- the LOC123127657 gene encoding uncharacterized protein, whose amino-acid sequence MAKYNVVQKSKRESSHDRKRRAHGDPNSGKLKHHNAPIAISGKRKRKLLRRLNRDQKEAVMVKALENNMGDVDMVSAETSSETAKDKSQMKFNVKKNSRIQIKRLKGKGRKKAKNVKPPTKEKADAMVE is encoded by the exons ATGGCCAAGTACAACGTGGTGCAGAAGAGCAAGCGCGAGTCCAGCCATGACCGCAAGCGCCGCGCCCATGGGGATCCCAACTCCGGCAAGCTCAAGCACCACAACGCGCCCATCGCCATATCTGGCAAGCGCAAGCGCAAGCTCCTGCGCCGCCTCAACCGG GATCAGAAGGAGGCTGTGATGGTTAAGGCGCTGGAGAACAACATGGGCGACGTCGACATGGTGTCTGCTGAAA CATCTTCGGAAACTGCAAAGGACAAGTCTCAGATGAAGTTTAATGTGAAGAAAAACTCAAGAATACAGATCAAAAGATTGAAAGGCAAAG GTAGAAAGAAAGCCAAAAATGTGAAGCCGCCAACGAAGGAAAAAGCTGATGCCATGGTAGAGTGA